In Dermacentor variabilis isolate Ectoservices chromosome 11, ASM5094787v1, whole genome shotgun sequence, one genomic interval encodes:
- the LOC142563816 gene encoding uncharacterized protein LOC142563816 codes for MTLSKIVTSRITVLIILAVFLRFTFGGKLSQTTEPVKGCPKVTGSFSFMPHNTSLLGRYCALGNGEKIENTTETDPRWIGSLTFNGTCRVCCARGGASTSTTYSVINKLPRNICKKRNSVKKQSFGRRSEGTGF; via the exons ATGACACTATCCAAGATTGTTACTTCTCGCATCACCGTTTTAATAATACTCGCTGTTTTCCTAAGATTCACATTTG GAGGTAAACTGAGTCAGACAACGGAGCCAGTGAAAGGATGCCCCAAGGTGACAGGAAGTTTCAGTTTTATGCCACACAATACGTCTCTACTAGGACGATATTGCGCATTAGGCAACGGCGAGAAAATCGAAAATACGACAGAAACGGACCCTCGCTGGATTGGATCG CTCACCTTTAATGGCACTTGTCGTGTTTGCTGCGCCCGTGGAGGTGCCTCTACAAGCACAACCTATTCCGTGATTAATAAGCTTCCCAGAAACATATGCAAAAAACGAAATTCAGTG AAAAAACAAAGCTTTGGGCGGAGGTCAGAAGGTACAGGATTTTGA